Proteins encoded together in one Quercus lobata isolate SW786 chromosome 3, ValleyOak3.0 Primary Assembly, whole genome shotgun sequence window:
- the LOC115980793 gene encoding lipoyl synthase, chloroplastic-like, with translation MVSVPAIKAPTLLDFDTKVFKKEKVNLDGHEENYRTHQQKQACRETKNILNSSKSLAISVKRFLSVDYIVLTSVDRDDLPDGVSGHFAQTVKAMKQLKPEIMVECLTSDFRGDLKAVDALVHSGLDVFAHNIETVKRLQRIVRDPRAGYAQSLSVLRHAKISKEGMITKSSIMLGLGESDDELKEAMADLRAIDVDILTLGQYLQPTPLHLTVKEYVTPEKFAFWKEYGESIGFRYVASGTTGPILI, from the exons ATGGTGTCTGTTCCAGCCATCAAGGCCCCCACTTTGCTTGATTTCGACACTAAGGTTTTCAAGAAGGAGAAAGTCAACCTAGATGGCCATGAGGag AACTACCGAACCCACCAACAAAAACAGGCATGCAGAGAAACCAAAAACATACTGAATAGCTCCAAAAGTTTGGCAATTTCTGTTAAGAGATTTTTAAG TGTGGACTATATTGTTCTAACGAGTGTAGATCGTGATGATCTACCTGATGGTGTAAGTGGGCATTTTGCTCAAACAGTCAAAGCTATGAAG CAACTCAAGCCTGAGATCATGGTTGAGTGTTTAACTTCTGATTTTCGGGGGGACTTGAAGGCTGTAGACGCTCTGGTACACTCAGGATTGGATGTGTTTGCCCACAACATTGAGACTGTGAAACGGCTCCAGAGAATTGTCAGAGATCCTAGGGCTGG GTATGCACAAAGCTTGTCAGTTTTAAGACATGCAAAAATCAGCAAGGAGGGCATGATAACAAAATCTTCTATAATGTTGGGCCTTGGAGAATCTGATGATGAGTTGAAAGAAGCTATGGCTGATTTAAGGGCTATTGATGTTGATATTTTGACTCTTGGACAGTATTTACAG CCAACTCCACTACACCTGACTGTCAAAGAATATGTCACCCCTGAAAAGTTTGCTTTCTGGAAGGAATACGGGGAGTCCATTGGATTTCGTTATGTAGCCAGTGGGACCACTG GTCCGATCCTCATATAG